Within the Populus trichocarpa isolate Nisqually-1 chromosome 14, P.trichocarpa_v4.1, whole genome shotgun sequence genome, the region ACCCGAACTAGATCAAGCTTTTAATGACAGGGTTCCTGTTCCTCCCCTCccctcctttccttttttttttttatgggtacAGTAAAGAATAAACAGAAAGAATAGACATGCACGAAAACTACAGTTTTATCAGCATCTAGCAAATCCCTAATAACATGAGGAGACTCCCATCTTAGCATACGATCATCTCGAGATGAACCTAATCGAGTCATGAAACCCGCACATTGACTGCCCTCTCGAATAATCTCAAACCTACAATATAACATTGGTATAATATTGTAGAGAGGATGATGATTAGTAGGAGTACAAGGTAAGCACCGAACAGCTTCTATGGAATCCGCTTCAACTTGAAGAGGGACAGCCATTATCTTTCGCAAGAGAGATTCCTTCCCAAATCAATCCCCCGCAGCTCAGCAACCAATTTGATGCAGAACCAATACAAGAAGAAAAGCCATAGCACCAACTTCCTAAATAATCACTGATAACACCACCTCTCATCCTGCGCCACCAGGAGAACTTCCGTCGACATTTAGCTTCCACCAACCTTGAGGAGGAGGCTTCCATTTACCATAACGATGAGATTTGATGCCCTACCCCTCCTATAATTTCTTTGTCGCGGAGGAATGGCTTCAGATCATGAAGCTGAACTAGTTTCATGGATGTTAGGGTTTCATGATTAGGGtttaaaataacacaatttctattattcaagaaaaaagaacagacACGGGTACTACATTTGAGGCAGCAGGTACATATGGAACATTGAAAATTCAAGCTCAGCAACATACATTCACTCTTTCATTGGATTAATTAACCATCAAAAGGATATGAAGATGTTTCATCTTGCTTAGCAATCCACCTTCCTATTCCTGATTCTTTCACCAGTGTCTACTCTTTTACCACATTGTAAACTTTGATGTCAAAAACCTATACTCTACTGACGAAATGATCCCTCTGTAAGGGGAATATGATTTCATGGAATAATATTGCATCTCCCGATATACAAGCTAACCACATTTACAGTTATATAGACAAAATGGCAGTTGATACAGCTGCATCAACATGATGTCAAGTCCAATGCCTGTTTCGTGCCCAACGATGTAGACTTCCATCTGCAAAACATGTTATCTGCACAGGTTTAAGAGGATATCAAGAAGATTAGAGGAAGATCAGAATTTATTAAGCTATTTCCAGCTTGCCCACTGGAaaacgaaggaaaaaaaaagaggaaagggaAGAAAACATACGTAGACAGGAAGATTGTTATGATACTGGCAAggcaaaacaaatatatatcattCTTCTTAGAACTAAGCGTCTCGTGATTTCACTCTCAGGCATGAAACAAAAAGTTGGATTTAACTGATAGAAATTAGAAGTGAAATAAAATTGTCCAGTTCACAGTGCACCTCGGCTAGCGGATGAGATTTTATCATCTTATGACAGCAGAGAGATGAGTTTACCAGGGATGACATGCTCGGTGCTTAAATGCCTTAATTGCTGCTTTGGCAAAAACTTGTGCTGCTTCTGCCTCAGCCTCTGCTTTCTCAGCTTCCCTTGCTGCTGCTTCAGCCTCTGCAATTGCAGTTTCTGCCTCTGCAACAGCAGCTGCAGCGGCTGCAGCGGCCTCCAAGGCAGTCATGCCCCTAATCTTTAATAGGTCTTGATCAACCTGAGCTTTAGTCAGGATTTTGTTCTTACTCTTCTCCAATTTTAACATTTCCTTCTGCTTCCCCTCGGGGAGGGGATGGTTTCTTCTCCCTTCAGAAACTGTTGAACTAGATGCAATCATGTACTTGTGCTTGACCtataaatacaaacacaaaggatgataataatatgaaatcttcttttaaaatattcactACCTTTATAAGCTCAAAGCCTCAAACGCATGCCTGCCCATCATAAatcctttcttctttctcttcacaTTACTGTTCATACTATTTTCTCTTTATACAAagctttattaattttcaaagtcCATAATCTGTTAAGACCATTTTTACCAGAGCATTATCACCAAATTTCAGTGTTCTGCATCATTGAATTCTAAGATGTCCTTGAAACACAAAACACAAGGAATTAATTTGACTCTGCAGGCAGAGGATGTAATTCAAATCACTTCAAGATCTAATTAATTCCCATGCATGCTCGTGCACCACCTCAGAGTGATCATCACCTTAATCAATTTTCCATTTGCAGTCAAATGCTTTAGTTTTCCTCCCAATAGCTTTCTGAGGTTCATGGGCGCCCAGTATTTCTCCTACAAGTTACAAGACATCAACATCAGAATCATTTTGATCACAAATGAGCAATCTATTTATATCTGTTTGCATGTGTTGGACACACAACTTTTGGATATGCTTAGCTTGACATAGTTATGAtagttgggaaaaaaaaaaaaaaaaccagaaatctGGAGACAGACAGTAACAATGTCCAGCAGTTAagacttcttttcattttgaaactCAACAATTGCCGCTTTACAACTGAGAGACATGTGAGGTCATGTACCTGTATGTACAAAGCAATTGAAGCCCTATCAGAACCACTTGGCTCCTTCAAAGTGGTAATAGCCTCTAATATTAGATTATCCAACCTACAGCCATAAAAGTAGGTTACAACAGAGTTCgttattaattacacaaaacaGCAGGACAACATGGTTTCAGATACAGAGATTTGTTAGCCTTAGTAACAAAGATTTTCCACCTCATCTTTATAAGCAAGTGCATACAAATATAGTCTCATTTTCTAAATTCTCAAAGCATTTGTAGAGCATAACTATAGGTTTTGAGTTGTAATATGCTGCCATTAATCATCATTAGAATTCAATTTGCAATGTtgtcataaaataatatttcacccTTTACACTCTTCAATTAGATTTATGTGCACATATGATTTCCCCATGATAGAGATCGaaacattttgaaaattcaaattatgGAATCTGTAGACCACAACCATCAACTTAAATGGAACAAGGACAGGTTAGCTAGTAACCCATGGAGGCTTAAACTGGTTGGAGGGGACAGAAAACAGCAGAAAAAGAAACACTGACACACAAGCAGAAGATAACTTATTGTTAAGCAAAACTGTTTCATATACCAAAGAAGAATGTCTAAAGCTCTGCAGAAAGTAACAAAGAAACAAAtgcttataaattaaaaatggcatcgaaaaggacaaaaaataaatcagtgaGCATTAAAATCTAAGATAAAGCCATGATGGACCATGACATTTTACAATGCCACGGTGAGAAAAGACCAGAATTGAACTTGAAGATCTCAAAAGAATAAATGTGAATACAGCAGGGAGCAGTCTCTCATTCGAACTATTTTACTTGAATTCTATTATGCCATTTACCTCCATCTATTAACACATTTTGATTGAATATTAGGCCCAATACTggtatttttcttcattaacaAAGACCTGTATATGGATTGTCAGCTACCTAACCAACGCATCTTGCCTTCACAGGCTGAGAGCTGGTATTAACTCAGCCAGTCTTTCTATTAGAGCTCCAGACAATACAGTAAAGCTTGTATGCAAGAAGAGTGAATGCTTTTTCCCATGTAAGATCTGCTATTATGATGTGGTCATACTTGTCAGAATGGATATGCAACTTAACTGAAAActggaatgatgatcaaataatcTGTAGAGCACACAAGCATTACCCCAATAATAATATGCAAACTGTTTTTCCAAATTTCATTTTGAGAACAAAAATAGTGGTAGGAGATAGTTCAATTCTATCATATATCTTTACAGCACCATAACCATCACTGAGTCAGGACCTCATCATCCGGGTTCATGCCCATTGATGAACTTGAATATTATGAGCGTTCCTGTTTTCCTATAACAATATTAACCCTACAGCTAAtccttgatgttttttttatcagaaaaaaCTGGTAACTTGTCATTTTTCCATGCTCCAACTCCAATTACATACCATcatcaaaaatcaaaagctaATCCAAGCTCAGCAAAACTAGGAACTACAAACTGCAAACATCATTTGAGTAGAACCATCTAACCTCGCGAGCAGGTCTTTCGGACCACCATTCCTCGGTGTCCCACTAGCCATTGCAAGAGGCTTAGCATCAACAACCTCTTCATTACTCTGAACCACGACACTAAGAGCCTTCCCATTCTCCTCACGTTTTGGTGTCAGTGGACTCCTTTTAAGCGCAAGCTTTGCCTTCTGCCTGGACCCCCATATAGCAGTCACATTTATATTTCTCCATTTATCCTGCCCCCAATCAAAACTCACgtcatcaacatataataaCACATCTGTCAAACAAATCAAACCCTAGAACAACAACAAGCACCATGCCTGGCACGGCTTAGCGTGGTCCtttcatataataaattgaaaatgtgAATACCTTGAGATCAACATTGGAACGCAAACGCAAGACGGCACTAAAGTCAGGATCCATGAGTATTGTACGCCATTTGCCAGTCCCATGCTTAAGTACTCCAGCTTTAAGGGCTGCCTCTTCTTCAGCTGTCCACTTCTGCTTGGGAGCACCCATCAACAGTAGCTATAAAATCTTCACCCCTTTTTTCAAccttaaatattatcaaacaccAAATAAAcataactaattttattttttaaatattatcaagaGAATATAAGCATCAACTAcagcatcaaaatcaaaatcaaaaaattcaaatttaaatatattgcaaattcaatattaattcttctaatttcaataaaattcgAAACAATTAAAATCGAAGAAAATTAAGCACggatcacaagaaaaaaagcattaaatcaGCTCGggaatgagaaattgaaatcGACACGAACAATCTGATCATCgcttattttgaataatattttaaaaaaaaatgagtttgtttattgattgatttatattaccTGATGAGAGGAAGCAAGGAAGAGCAGGAGACAGAGAATGTGcgagagaaaatgaaaaaacctaGGAGGCTATCATTTCCATTTTTCCAACTatttcttgaattgtttttagcAGAGGAagccgaagaagaagaagatgatggtgatggAGACGAAGATGAGagtggaatatatatatattgtggacTTAATATGTCTCtaaattaataactataatcactttttttatataaaacaatatatatattacatttatGTGTGCGCGTCAGAGCAaagttgtaagaaaaaaaacatttttttgcgGAAAATATGATAtaactcaataataaaattataaaatcataaataattttttgaattaattatatattaataatttcagTTAAGTAATATATAAtagtataacaaaataaaaataaaaatgaaataaataataaaaaaaattaaagattattttaaaaatattattatatatttaaaaaatataattttctcattttaaattaacatatttaaatcaaaaaaaattattactcgttataaaaatattattttcttttataaatatagagtatatgtatgaataagtttttaattttatattgaaaaaaaaataagatgttgTTCTAATATTTGTATAgcaaaatttaatatgaaataataattaataaaaaaactaattcacaCGTCTAAGATTAGGTAAAGTAagagaaaaaattttaattatcgCCTTGCACGTGAGGTAGGATCTTTAGTCTCCAGCAACACCTATATTTTCTAAACATTCTATGGTGATaatctgtaattttttatttaatttttggccctttaaatttttgaaattaatttttcagtaataatttgttttttgcacTTTAACTAAATCAttgtttcatttcttcttcGTCCTGCGCGATAGCCCCTACGCTTGAGGTGAGACCTTTTGCATATATTTTCTTGACCTTTTGCCTCTAGTGGTTATTtgtacaattttattttattttgttttcggCCCTTGAActcctaaaattaattttttaacctcCTGGAATTAATTTTTCAGTAATAATTTGCTATTGGCACTTGAACTAAACCGTTGTTTCATTTCTTCCTTGTCTTGtgttgaaaaaatatacacacGTCTCCGGTTCATAATATATTCAGATAAGAATACATAGGGAAGCAATcaattggcttttttttttttttagaaaactagAATCGGTCGATCAGTTACATGCCATTTATGTTTTCTATAAACTCGAAAACTCagtttaatttcatccattttgCACATatcaattctaatttttaatattttatttgattttacatATTAAATACAAGTTGAATCAtagaattatataattttacgattcaatttgtaattttgACAATAATAAATCAAGTTATAAAACCGAGTCTTGATAGATTAACCCAATGTTTGATCaatttgagattgttttttgttgagttttaaattaaatcggataaaaattaattcaattatattggattaacatatcaaaattttatttaacttcttgttttaaattttaaaatgacaagttttttattattatttaaaaaaattgaaatgactctattttaaatttatctaaatCAATTTAggtcaattaaaaatatatttaaaagaaatttagaatttattatatttaaactataaaaagttaaaaacacactaaaaatattaatttaatatttttttaagtaaaatataattttaaaacacagttTTAATCATAAATGTGAGTTGCAAATGGTAATTCTAAGTCCATGAAATTAGCCAGatacttcaaataaatttttttaccgTTGatgcattatatttatttttttaagaatataccTCTCTTACTATATTTGTAAAGtttgaatattatatatatatatatatatatatatatatatataatatttgattaactCTAGAAAGTTAACATTGTGTTATTAAAATTTGTGACAGGCAGGCATATTAAAGGAGTTACTTaactttgataaaagaaaaataatatataaaatatagttaaCGGACGGGAGTGTGCTTAACTCTACACTATCAACGTGTCTTAATCTTACCattgtttgttttaatctttaaaatccCTTGATTTTCATTACAAAActtgtaatgtttttttctctcacacACAACAGGAGTtagagaaagtaaaaaaaataaaaaattgaatttatttatttttgttgttttactgTATCTCTAACATCaacttattatatttaaaaaatattattccaaaatttgaatttaaaaaatttaaatttgattttcaagaaaaaatcacaatttatccacgtataattttaaaacctaaccTAGATCAACTTGGTATAAGGTCCGAGTTATTGGTTGAGAGGGTTTGAATTAatccaatttttaaaaaataaattaaaataaattatttccaaaaaataaaataaaaaataaacaggtaTTTTACCTAGATTTTTACAAGGTtgggattggatttttgactgTTCAAATCCCTCCCCCATGTTTTTTCTTGAATCCAAGTAAGCATCTAGGATCCAATccccattaaattaaattaaaattaagtccaatacTGCCTCAAGTATTATTATTGCATCAGATTAGTTTTTTCAGCAGCTTCATGATCCTGATTTAAACAAATTTCAGGTGGGACTACTACATGGAGAAACAGACCGTCTTCCTAAGTATGATTACGATGGTTGCTTATCAGGAAGGACCGAATACATGGCCAAGATGGATAGACTTGAATCTTTATcccatttgtatattttttcttgtttcatgtCGTTAGCCAACTTGCTAGTAAGTATACTGCAGACGTGGAAATTCCCACTTGTCCTTTCCAGAGCCAGAACCTGTCTTCAGAGTTGTCAGGTTTTGGTAGTCTGGCTTCTCTGTAGTTTCTTCTGCTAGACATGAGCATAAAATCACGTCTGTAAAGGAGCCTTCACTAGCAACCCTTGTGAAGACGACTACTGACAGCAAACCCTCTTCATGTGAAATCAAAAGATTAGGGCAAATATCTCTAATCTCTCTGTTAAAAGAAGGAATAGACGAGCAGGGTGATTCTATGTTAGTAGCAACACAAGTCCAAGTGTTGTTCACCGAAGCACGTGATTCTTGAAAACCTTTGCCAGAGCAGCGTGTTACTTACACCCTTCTGATAATGCTCGTTATGCTATGAAGGTTGAAATTTATTTCTAGTGAAAGGATGATGTGATTCTTGCTGTGCTACTACCTAATTGCTGAATCATTATGCTGTAGTGACGGTTGAGGTGCTGGTAGGAGAAGGGTGATCAAAGGGAACCACAACTTAGAGAGATAATTGAATCAATGAGAGTTTGGACTGGTATTCTTAATGGTATTTGAATATGTTAGCTTGAATAACTTCATTCACAGCCATCACTCTTGTACTCACAATTATAATACCTGGCAAGTCAACCTAGTAACTCCCCAATTTGGAGCTTAGCCTAGGCTCTTTGAGTCTTTGACTAGCCAAGCCAGGTTTTATAACACTCCCCAGAACTTCAAACATGAAgggctaatatatatatatatatatatatatatatatataagaacagaTAAATTAGGACACGGCTTCACAGAGTGGAAATAACCGGTCTACGAGGCCGTATTCCATCAAGCTGCAATAAAACTTTAACTGAATGCTCTATCAACACTAATTCCACTAGTATCAGGTAGCAACTTCTTTGTATAATACTTCGAATTACGGGATAGATTaatcttcttccttctttcctCCGGTATCAATTGAATGGAACACTCTGAGAAGCCGCGCCTTGTGAACCTGTTAAACAAAATGCCAGGAATTATTTTCTGAGACAATGACACTCCTGCCAAAACCTGAAGTAGATGGAATAGTGACGACTACTGAATCTTAAATTTAGACAACCTTATACACAAAGCATTTGCATTGTCTTCTCTGTTTCCCTCAAACACAGTACTCCATACTATATACAACAAGTCAATTAATTCATAACAGGTGTTCTAAAACAACgatatgtattttttaggaaaaaaataatagatttaaaCCGACAATGATGCAAACTGACTTAGTATTCATAGCTTTGAAATCGGTTGAACTTTAAATAGGCAACAAGGCATCAACAAATAGGTCCAGCACAAAAATCTGAACTAGAATACATCAAGACTCGTCTCATAATGTTAACACAAAATTACTACAAGCTTAtagtaattcttttttcttttttctttttgagaccAACACACACAACTAGCACTCATGCAACACATTAGAGGGTGGAATGTGATACAATACCAATCTGCAGTGCGAGTTGTAAGCAGGAAAAGTGTTTCCAATCTAAGGGAAGAGGCTCTCCTCTCAATGAAATCTGCAAATGTTTGACCACAATCAGTAATTTAACACAAGTGCCAAAGGCCATATGGCTTGGTAAAAATAGAAGTGAAGTGTTAATCATGTCTCCccacaattgttttttgacaaaaagaagaatgaatGATGGGAAATAGAACATACATGAAAAGGTTGGAATAGGACAATTTCAAAATCAGGAAAGAAATACAACAGCcagaactcaaaataaaagaacattcCAGTTGTGCTGAACATCATCAGTAAAGGAAGTATTCCAGAAAAACCTTGAAGCGGCACACCACAAGGATGCAAGGAACAATATCCTAACACATAATAATTGTCTTGACAGGAATTGGTACTTAAGAACTTCAAAACTCCAGTCCATTCAAACACTAAATTACTGCAGAGATAGCACAAAgccataaactgcaatttttcctcctaaaaacaacaaagcatATCAGCAACAAATTCAATATCCTAACTAGAATCACCAAAAACTCATTCCCAACAGAAAATATGCTGCTCTATCTAGCCCACGCAACTgagcaatgaaaaaacaaaaggctatGCAGCTCTTCACTTTCATGGCACAGAAAATGGATTTTAACAAACAAAGGCTTATGATGCTTCTTAATATGTAATGAGTCAACAGTGTCAATTTTAGTATTAACACTATCCAGATAAACGCCAACACACTAAACAGCACCAGAACTTTCCTTGTAAGATTCGGTTTCTACAGTAGAGTGGTTTAGGGATCAATAACAATAAGAAAGAAGAGACTTGCATGAAAAGACTCCTTGACCATCCATACTCTAAAATCATGCTCTCCACAGCTTtatctcatattttcttttttttatgattagtGTGTTACTTGTTAGTTTAACCTCTAGAAGGTAATTTTGACAGACTGATTTAATTTTGAGCAGACTGTGTTCATATTACGTATATGAACAGTAACTGTTATCACATCCATCGATAAAGTGATTTATTTAAAGTCCATATAGAGATTCACATTTGCTTCTTGCACAAATACAAGTTGTTTtattatcaaatgaaattatagCAGTATTTGGTTAGAAAGAACTTATTCAACTCTTACTTGAATGCACATCATGCTAGAGAGAGAAATTTTTGTACATTTATAATCTATCATTAGAGTTATAACTTGTGTATTGTGATATGTTGATATTTGTATAATTGTATTCATATACAAGtaagttaaataattaaatccaTTTTCTGTAGGATCATATGATTACAATCCCATCCTGTATCTTACATAGGATTGCAATTTTGATAACCTTGAGCACAAAAAATAGCATACCAAGTAATTTATCTCCCTGCCCTTGTCCCCGGCATTCAGGAGAAACTGCAATGGCAGCAACTTCTCCACACTTTTcttcaaagaaaggaaaaagagcAGCACAAGCGATAATTTGACCTTCTCTTTCCacaacaacaaagaaatccaaTGCTTTAAGCAGCTATGAACACAAGACAAGAGAAAAACATTTAGTTTTTATCCAAAGTTAAACATTATAACACCAAACAGCGGAATCAGCTCCCTTTTCCTATTTCTATCCGGCGTTAATAAGCGCATCATCATGGACGGTGTTATGGATGTGAATCTAAAGGAGCAAGAGACAACCTCTTCATCAGTTCTCCGAACCAATGTGCCAGATTCTTCTAACGGCTGTATAATTTGTCTTATTCCTGCAAGATCTGTCGCTCTGGCCATCCTAGTTCCTTCGTAAAGATCACTAAgagcagaaaagaaaaaaaattagtcaatgGATGAAATGACATAAAGTTCAATTAAGCATCAGTGAACAAATTAGCATGTCATCATATCAATTTCAGCTACATGAGT harbors:
- the LOC7464767 gene encoding telomere repeat-binding factor 2 isoform X1, translating into MGAPKQKWTAEEEAALKAGVLKHGTGKWRTILMDPDFSAVLRLRSNVDLKDKWRNINVTAIWGSRQKAKLALKRSPLTPKREENGKALSVVVQSNEEVVDAKPLAMASGTPRNGGPKDLLARLDNLILEAITTLKEPSGSDRASIALYIQEKYWAPMNLRKLLGGKLKHLTANGKLIKVKHKYMIASSSTVSEGRRNHPLPEGKQKEMLKLEKSKNKILTKAQVDQDLLKIRGMTALEAAAAAAAAVAEAETAIAEAEAAAREAEKAEAEAEAAQVFAKAAIKAFKHRACHPCIITIFLSTYVFFPFLFFFPSFSSGQAGNSLINSDLPLIFLISS
- the LOC7464767 gene encoding telomere repeat-binding factor 2 isoform X4, whose product is MGAPKQKWTAEEEAALKAGVLKHGTGKWRTILMDPDFSAVLRLRSNVDLKDKWRNINVTAIWGSRQKAKLALKRSPLTPKREENGKALSVVVQSNEEVVDAKPLAMASGTPRNGGPKDLLARLDNLILEAITTLKEPSGSDRASIALYIQEKYWAPMNLRKLLGGKLKHLTANGKLIKVKHKYMIASSSTVSEGRRNHPLPEGKQKEMLKLEKSKNKILTKAQVDQDLLKIRGMTALEAAAAAAAAVAEAETAIAEAEAAAREAEKAEAEAEAAQVFAKAAIKAFKHRACHP
- the LOC7464767 gene encoding telomere repeat-binding factor 2 isoform X2, encoding MGAPKQKWTAEEEAALKAGVLKHGTGKWRTILMDPDFSAVLRLRSNVDLKDKWRNINVTAIWGSRQKAKLALKRSPLTPKREENGKALSVVVQSNEEVVDAKPLAMASGTPRNGGPKDLLARLDNLILEAITTLKEPSGSDRASIALYIQEKYWAPMNLRKLLGGKLKHLTANGKLIKVKHKYMIASSSTVSEGRRNHPLPEGKQKEMLKLEKSKNKILTKAQVDQDLLKIRGMTALEAAAAAAAAVAEAETAIAEAEAAAREAEKAEAEAEAAQVFAKAAIKAFKHRACHPCIITIFLST